The sequence below is a genomic window from Sardina pilchardus chromosome 9, fSarPil1.1, whole genome shotgun sequence.
ATTTTCTATAATTCTAGGTATTTGCTGCATATGCCAGGAATGACATGCTCATTCAGACCCTACATCTCTCTGTCACAAAGTATTTCTAATAATAATGCCACATTTTAACTGGAGGGCATTCATCATATACTACCTGCAATTTTTATTTAACTGTAATGTTTGTATATAAAATCTAAATACTGCACAAGCAAACCATTCCCACATTTTTGTTGACAAAAGTAAGGATTTCTTACCTATGATGCCCATGTTTTTCCTGGTTGCTGTAGTGctataaaacattatattaaTGATTTtcagatatatatttttttgaacAATATTATGGCTATGTTTCTGTTTCCCCAGATGGCCGATCTGATACTGGAATTTATAGCAGGTTTTTGTGTATTGAAGTTACCAGTTCAGTCCACTGTTGTGACTAATTAGTTCATCCGCTCAGAATCCTCTCTTGATTGTTTGTAATAGATTGTTCTCATTAAATACATTGTATGTCCTGTTGTACCATATGTAAACATGCCATTTAACTAGAGTCCACCACATTCTTGCATTTATGTGATCCTTACCCTAATAAAGATGTTAGAGCACTATTGATCTGTTACAGGAATGTCATAACATGTATGATTGTTTTACATTTTTCTTTACATTTTGTTTCAAGTTGTTGCAGTTTCAAGTAAATATTTATTCATTAGTAAGTTTGCAAGTATTTATTTCTACAGGCTGTTCTCATATGCTGTTACTAGTCATGAGCAGGTAATGTACTGTTCCGcctgtagtaggcctagtgcAGACCAAAGATCTTGGAGCATAGCACCCTCCAATCTTTGGTTCAGACAGCTTATGACGTGAGTGTCTAATTGTTGCAGGTATTCATACCTGTTTGTTTGAACCTGTCtcaactgaactgaacagaTGTCTCACTGCAGACACACCCAGTAGGGCCTACTGGTCTCACTTAAAGCAActgtcttttcctctgtcgcacgcacacTATTACAGtatttatccagcaaataacaatgtccacagacaaagtATTTTGCATGGTTTTATGAAAGTAGGATGTATTGCGACGTCGAACAAGTCAGATTTGCagtttctttctgtctcattccagatccgctacccgatctggtagaCTTACATGGGGTGAGAGCCTTTCTGTTTCGTTGACTCTGCCATGATACATGTCTGAGAATCTCCATCACTTCCTTATTCCAGCTGAtgcctggtgtgtatgtgtgtagtgcagtAAATTGAGTCATTACATCGCCAGGCTGTGTGGCTTTCTGGCTCTGAGTGCAGCGGCCCGCTGGCCCAAAGTTGCAAGGGTGTTTTCTCTGAACatatgggaaacactgcactATGTATGTGCATTGTTGGATTCCAAAATGTTGTGTCGCAGACCcgggtgctcgggcccgccattgctgcttgcggctatatttagtcTGCAATAAACAGGAAAGGCCGAAAGGTAGCCTATTGTAAAAAATCCAGAGAGGGATGCAGGAACTTCAACTGATTTCACTGCACTTGGCGAGAAACACTGGCATTCACTGTGAGGTTAGGCTCCAGACCTGTTTCCCTGGCCACTTTCTTCTATTTGGGTAAAACATAAAACTAAAAATAACCAGACTGCTTACTTTGCCTCTGAAAATATTTAAACTATTTCTCATATTACATTTCATACCAATTATGTCATCCATAGTTACTGAAAGCTTTTGGTCTGATGGGGTAAATAGAATGGTTGTTATTTACAAACTTTGATTTCTAAAGGCTTAGGTCAAATAAGGACCTATAAGATTAGACTGGCACTTGACTGAATTTAGTGACTTCCAGCAAATTACTGCAGTCTTAATCTGTGAATGGGAAATAGTGTGTCTCATATTGTTTCAGAGGCTATGCTCTGTTTCAGCCAACTCATATCTCACTTAGGAGACACGAAGGGAAGGAAGTAACTGGACTGTCTGTCCcactcaaatatcaacaaccttccaCCAGAATTGTGGATTGTGGCTTGTCAGGAACTTGTGAAATGTTATCCGTCATGGAGACTATGAAATTGTTGAATGCAGGATAATGATTACGGTGTGTGCTCCATAGTCTACCTGGCCATGAGCaaggtatggtagcctacaATGTGCTCCTCCACGGCCTCCTCTCATGATTCATTAGAGGCACAACTTTACAGTATGTACTCCTGCATGTCTCTTTCCCGTCATGACTAGCGCCCTATATGTGGGCACTAGTCATGACGTGTGgacactgccacctagtggatgCTTGCATCAGAAAAGCCACAATTTCTTTGATGTGatttcatgttttatttgaaCATTTCCATCACATGCAGTAAACAGTCATCCTTTTCACTTACTTTGAAGAAAGCAGTCATTTTTGACCCTGAGAGAGGGTCAATCCTTCTCATTCCCCCCCAGTTGCTGCCCATTCTGGGGTGACCGCTGACTGGCCTCTACCATGAATCGTCTCATTCTCATACTGTTTTCACCATGACTGGAATTCTGTACGGCCCGTCACATGCCAAAGCATAAAGGGAGACGCACACCAGGTTATGTTTGTCTAGGTAGGCTATTTATTCATTGAGAATAAACTTCTAACAAGGAATgtctatataaataaatggcGAACGGCGTCGGTAGCAGGAAACCAAGCATGTGTCTCGGATCTCTCTTTGGCACCAGGTAGATTATAGGCCCCTCCTGCCAGACCTCATGTGTAATAAACAGATGAGATGAACAGAAATAAACAAAGGAGATAGGAAGGCCACCAGAGGTAGCCAAAGTTTAGACAGGGTTATTATCTGGGTGGCCCCCAGGGTTGGGGACATGATcccctctcattcgtctttttatctatcctcccttccttcctcggtctagatgaagaatgatggagcggcaacaatgggataggcTGTCCAGTGTTTTCTATTGATCAGTGGGAACtagctggaggaccgaggaaggaaggaagggaggatagataaaaagacagaTGAGAAGAGTCCCATGTAACAAATCCaatgagacagacagggaggtgGTCAACATCTGGTCATCGCAGATCAACCTGGTGGACCTGGTCAGgtcaaagagacagaaagacacacatgctGAGGGCTCCCGCTTAAAGGTGAGTTGGTATTGTGCACTGTATTGTGACAGTGTTAATAAAAACAATCATGGAACATTTTGGTGATGGTGCTTGAGTCAGATGATTATTGGTGGATGTGTCCAATGGAAAGAAGACCTGGTAGGCTACATTACACTATCTACTCCAAGCTCACCTTTCTGCTGAAGGTGACTTCAAATGTTATCAGAAATTTCACAGGtggtagattattacagtaggctatacacaGTGAAATATATTGTGGTGGAGAACTTCATCATATTTTtaggtctatgggacttaactttggagctgctcttcgcaACCGCTTGGGGCGCCGTTTTTCACTACAATAAGTTCCGACTCTTATTTTGAAGGATAGGAGAATGGTTCCACTCTGCTGAAGTGTCACTTACCTTCTCTTTTTCCCGCGTGAAGTTCGTACTAGTAAGCGCTCGGCTGTAAGTTAACGAACGCTCAGTTACTTACTGTCTGACATTTTTTTGGAGATGTAAAACATCGAGAAATTGTCGGATAATGGTCTACTCATAGCGATAATAAAGCCTATATCTGTCGGCTACGAGGTGATTGAATTCCAGAAGGTAAATATCCAGGGTGAGGATATTTTATAAGGTAGGCTAGCAAGAGTCTGTGCATGTAAACGTCTGTCTTAGCGTTTACGTTACCAACATTACATTAGCTTGTTCCACTGAGCTAAAATATAATAGATAGCCTAAAGTCAAACCTACAAGTTTGGTTCACAGGGAATTGATGTGTGACGGTCAACAACTCGCATGCTAGTTAGTTTGGATAGAAGCAGTGTGTGTCGTTCCTCTACAGAAAGTGACGTTATTCGCTTGCTCCAAGATCATGAGGAACAACAAGCGCTAATGTTACACTCTAACTTTATACAACATAGTTGGGCATGGTATGCTATTGCAAGGGCAAAGAAAGTTAGCTGGGTTACTTTAATCTTAAAAACAGAGATTAAATGTGCATTATATAAATTGTACACATTGCGATACTCAAATAACCTCTTTAAGATTGTTACAACTATGCAACTCTTGTcaatgatggtgtgtgtattaTGGTAACCTGCtagataaataaacatgattGATAAAAAACATCAGTTACATATAACTTGTCTATCACGTTTTAGGATGTCTTCAACTCCCACCATTTCTCCTGTCCTGTTTCTGGACTGTAAAGGAGAGCAGATGCGATTCTACATTCGGCCGGGTCCAGCAAAAGCCCAACTTCATGACATGATTACTGCTGGGGGTGGGTGTCTAACCCGTCTGCGAGAACCTGGTGCCATTCTGCTTGCAGATCCGAAGGAGATGAAGGGCATCACCAGCAACAGTGGAGAACTTTATATCTCTACCCAGTACATTTGGGACTGTGTGAAGAAGAACCAGCAATTGGATGAAATGAATTACAGGCTGAGCACCACACAAAACATGCAGACGAGATCATTGCGATCTAAAGAAGGAGCGGTTGGGCGAATGGGTTACACAACAGATGAGGACGAGGCAATTTTGAACTACATATCAAAGCGTCTGAAAGAGGCACGAGGCAACAGTGTATGGCAGCTTATGGAAAAGCAGAAGATTACATCCCACAGCTGGCAGTCTATGAAAGACCGTTATCTCAAACACTTGATGAATAGGCCACCAAAGGCCAAGATAGGGCAACTGAAGTTTGTGTCCACGCCTGAGCCTTACAAAGATACTACACAGCAAGTGCTATTGGATAATGACATCCCTGTTAATGAGCCTGCCACCTTGTCTGGAGCTGATTCGGCTGTAGTTCAAGAGGTAGCCGTAGATGATCCTCCAGAAGAAAGGCCTGAATGTCCCGCAGAAGAGGCTCTAGATGGAGATGGAATAGCAACTCTTACTACTGGACAACAGACATCGGGAGAATGCCGTGAGGGAGACATGGAAGCAGTGCTTGATGATGAACACAGAGAACCCTCTACTAAGAGGTCCAGACCTGATGCAGATGAAAGGGGTGGAAATCAAGGGATGAGTGGTGAGTTCTGCACTATGTAAGCTTAAATGTAAAATTAGTTGCAGTTGCATTTTTTGGTATGTGTTGgatgttttattgttttgttggatgtgttgatattttttattttatctatACCCATTGTAATGGGGTTTGTCCATCTGTGTGCCCTCTTGACTGTTTGAATCTTTTATAATAACGTCTTGTGAAATACAGGTCCTGGGAATGAGTTGACCCCTAACAAAGGAGGTTTGCAATCATCAAAAACATCGACACCAACCAAAAGAGGACTGGGTATTCTTGACAGGGCAGTGAGGGAATTTCGTAATTCACTTTGGGTAAGAGGCTCACCTGTTTTCTGTTTGATGTTTTGTTTAACTGTTCAGAGAAAACATTCGCCAAGAACATTCGCCACTgcttgccaaatttgaacgtaCCTCTGTATTCTCATATTTTGCTGAGGcaccagataaaaaaaaatgcttgatGTTGTCTTTCATTCACTTTATATTTATTCAGTTAGACTGCTTGTTTGCTTCTGGGTGTATAAACTCTATGTATGTGTAAGCGCTACACTCCATGTGTGTATGACCACGCCACAACCCCACTCATATTCTTCAGGGCCTGTGTTCAGAAAGCAATTTCTGTTACTGTTAAGACATTTACTCTAAATTGCGTTAAACGTATCTAATTAAAAGTTTTCTCTTTAAAGCAATGAACATTACCGTATAACATTATTTAAATTCCGTTGACGTTACCATTCAAACGTACCTGtcctctttattttttttttatctcttgaCCTTCGCGGTAGCCATTTGATGCCTACTCACCAGGACAGACCTCTCACCCATCAACCAATCACTGAGGTGCACTCACTCAATCATTGCAgacaagctcgtgcatgagaaTTGACATCAGCCATTCAATATTGACCGACGTTTACTGTCTTGGCAGTTCATGATACCATGCACTTTAGTACGGTTCCAAGGCCTTGTGGAttaaaaacagccccacaatatcACAGCCTctccaccataattctcatTAGGCAATAGGCATGGCATTCTTTTCAGTATAGTTATTCCTCTATGTACACCAAACACACCTAAAGTGTTTCTAACCAAAGAgcgcactttttttttttaagagaccACAATTCCAGAAAAAGTCACTGtgccattcagtaactcctgccatttacaggTGTAATTAAATgagtggaaaggcttttacctGGAATGCCCTCTAGCCTAattaatctattagcagtgaggtcacttttgaagatttttgggtgTACCTTTGATACCCTTTTCTTTAACTCTCCAACAGTGGTTGTAATCTCTTACCATCCTTCATACTGTGCGTGGGGGCAAGATaaccatgggtctttgtccaagcttgtttgtcacatttccagttGATTAGAATTGTTTGTTGATAGATTGTTTTAACTGTAAATATGGCCATTTTCAAGTAAGTAACTAGTTTATATCCATTCCCTGAGTTAGACAAAATTACGATGGTGGGAACCGTGGATATAAAGATGTTGTCAGCAGCATGAAACAACTATAAAAGTATGATGGGCTATGTTATCATGTGCTACATTCAACTATGGGTTCAAATGCCTAAGCAATGGCCTATTCTAAAACTTCCATTTCCCTGATAGAATGTCATATTTCATGCACATCTTTGCAGTGAGAAGCTCTCCGTTCACTGCTGTAGTGAAAGTTAATTTTTTGTTGAGTGCGAAATGATGGGATAGTGGTAAGAAGCGGGGAAAGCTGTCTGTGGTGTTGGCACTCTTAAAGACCTTGGAGAGTCTGCTGTCATGTAAAGTCTTTGTAACTTTGGCATACAGgcctagcctggtcctaccatactctcgtacattcataatgtacaaagAGTCtgaccactttccattgccaagcgtgaaCTTCCTCGAATGCGGacactctgttgatgtttaaaactattagATCTGTCATAACAAATTGCTAACGTTTGATCGtgacgtgacatgctcaaactagcgcatGACCTGAATGTCATTGTTCTCAgccactccctctgttcgctgattggacctgcacatttttgtgttgAGAAAACCCGtaaatataccgcagacccagatgacgtagtgaagtgaaatgaaaactaagcgaaactacagtatgtaggaaggcggagccaggctaatataggcctattgatgagACTAGTATCATGAACAGTAAGATCACCCATTCTGTCAGCTTTTTCTGCTCATTGCTCTACTTGTGACCACAATGGAACCCTGCAAAATCCGTATTTGATTGGTCAGGCGTTCTTTGCATGCAAAAATTTGCATCAAAAGAGACTATTCGAAAGTGTTTTTCAACGCAACAAATGTTGTCCTCTCTGTGTATAGACTAATTATAATacatgtgtttaatgtgtggaTTTTCGTgcaaatattttatttgaaaaatCAAACTTGGTGTGTACGGGTCTTCACACTGGTGAATTTAGGAGAAGTGACTAAAATAgaaatgtttttaaaagaaaTGGAAATGAATCTGATTCATCTGAGACCATTAAGACATACAGCtacagcatgttttttttcttaattgtGAATTAATAAACATCCTTTGGAGGGTTGTAATTGGAATAATTGTTCTACATTCTATTGAGATGAATGACCTGGAGAGAAGAGCTACTTTATGTTCCATACATCCTTGCTATTGAGTGACTGTTCGCCAACATGTTGTACTTTGTTAATTGGCTttaacttttttgttttagaaTGAAGATAACGGTCAGCCTCAGATTACTGCCTCTAACCTTTCACAGTCAGACAGTGAAACTGAGATATTTCATGAGGCTATGGAACAAGTGACTGATTCACCTCCACAACAGAAGAAAAGTATGGAATCGGAATGTGATAGTCATATGACTGCTGAGGCTGGGAAGAGCACGAAGACTTGTAATGTAAAGCAAAGTTCCTGCAGGAGCCACCTGTTCCTGCTGGAGGGTGAGTCACAAGAGGATGACTTTAGCCAGACCCCACAAGAGGAGGGCTGTGCTCCACACCCTGTGAATTTGGAAGGAGAGAGGTTAGTCTTGGACTTGATTAAGGATTCCAGTAATAACCTGCTTGACGTTGCTAAAGCACTGCTAAAGACTAGCGGTGACGTTACATTAGCTCAGCACCACCTTCTGCAGGGGACATTTCCTCTGCCAATGTGGAGTCAGAGGGAGGACCAACTTCTGCTGTCAGCAGATCCACTCTCCAAGTGTCAACTCGAGGAGAAGTACGGAAAGGATGGTGTATCTATCCGAGTCTCTTTTCTAAAAGCAGAATGACTTGAATCTGTTTTATTCATGGCAAATATCAGTCAACTTTCAGTTATTGCTAAGTTTGTGTATTATTTTGTCTTTAAATGGTATATTGTACAGTGGAgtttcaaacaaataaaaaacatctGATATTTTTGATGGAAAAAATGCATTGCTCTCCAATTTTTATTGTACAACATCCTATTCAGGAACTTCATTCATAGAACTGGCCACTGAGATCATGATCATGAACATTGTTAACGAGAGTGACAGTCTATGAGCGATGATATATGCATGAGATTCGCGTTTTTTGTGGCAAAGCATTTTTGGTCCAACCGACGCTCCGTGACTTGGAATCGCGTGAAGAAGAGGTAACGTTACTTGTAGTGTTGACACAATTTGGAGAGTTGTCTTGAAAGGAAACCGGCTCAGTTCACTGAGCAGGCTGCGTCCTCACTTTGTACATAAACAACTGATGAAACGTGCACGGTTTTAGATTCCTGCATCATTTTCCCAAGGCCCTTGGTGAGTATACTTTGCTAGGAGCTAAGCAAGTAGCTGTTACTATGAGGCTAAGCAGAGCTTCAATGGCTGTCACTGTCATGGAGTGACTAACGTTAAATCATTGACACCCTGGAAAGTATCCTTCGCCAGCCAGCGAAAACCCTGTTAGAGTTGTACGCTTAGTGTCGGTTACTGTTTGACCTCAGTTGAATCAAGGAGCTGTGTCTGAAATAGGTCTGCATTCCGAAAGCTACAAGTTAGCCTGCTTGCTAGCTGCCGCCTAGCTACTGATGTTGCTGTTATCAGTCTCACTCCCAACATCATGTAATATTACAAGATCCAGGGAGGGAAAGCAAGCAAGATTCGAAACGCTGACAATAGTTTAATGTGTAGAACTAGTGGTTTTAGCGACCTTAATGCCAGACCATTTGTAAGACAACATTTACCATAATGTTACAAGATACGAGCTGTCATAGAATTAATGTTAGAGCAATATCGTAAATAATCATTGTCTGGTCTAGTGTCTAATTTGAAGGGTAACCT
It includes:
- the terf2ip gene encoding telomeric repeat-binding factor 2-interacting protein 1, coding for MSSTPTISPVLFLDCKGEQMRFYIRPGPAKAQLHDMITAGGGCLTRLREPGAILLADPKEMKGITSNSGELYISTQYIWDCVKKNQQLDEMNYRLSTTQNMQTRSLRSKEGAVGRMGYTTDEDEAILNYISKRLKEARGNSVWQLMEKQKITSHSWQSMKDRYLKHLMNRPPKAKIGQLKFVSTPEPYKDTTQQVLLDNDIPVNEPATLSGADSAVVQEVAVDDPPEERPECPAEEALDGDGIATLTTGQQTSGECREGDMEAVLDDEHREPSTKRSRPDADERGGNQGMSGPGNELTPNKGGLQSSKTSTPTKRGLGILDRAVREFRNSLWNEDNGQPQITASNLSQSDSETEIFHEAMEQVTDSPPQQKKSMESECDSHMTAEAGKSTKTCNVKQSSCRSHLFLLEGESQEDDFSQTPQEEGCAPHPVNLEGERLVLDLIKDSSNNLLDVAKALLKTSGDVTLAQHHLLQGTFPLPMWSQREDQLLLSADPLSKCQLEEKYGKDGVSIRVSFLKAE